A window of Deltaproteobacteria bacterium genomic DNA:
TTAAACTCAGTAAGATGACGCGAAAGAGACTCGTTGATTGTACTTGCCAGCTGGGCAAATTCATTTCTTGTTAATTTTAAATTTAATGCTGTCCCCTTTTCTAAAGGCACTCCAAATTTTTCAGAAAGAATTAGCAACTGATGAGCAATTCTTTCTTGAACAGAAGCCAGATAGTGAAGCTGATTGGTGGTTTCATAAATTTCTAAATCATCAATGGCTTGTATTAAAAGAGATCTAATAAACGGGCTGGAAGATTCAATAGCCTGCTCAACAGCTTGTTTTGAATACAACCACAGAGTGCATGGTTTAACAGCCATGGCGCTTGAAAGAGAATAACCTTTTCTGACAATAGCTTTGTAACCAAAGAACTCCCCAGGCCCTACGATCTTTGTGATGTACTCAGAAGAAGTGGTTCGTCCTCTTGATTGGGCTCTGTTGACAAGCATTTTAACGCATCCAGAGTGTATATAATACAACCCTTTTGGCATATCACCTTCTTTAAAAATCAGCTCTCCCATGCCCACTTCCAAGGTCTGATAAGGAAGAGCTTCATGGTTGTTCTTCACTTCAGGATCAAAAGTATTTGCGAGAACATTACTTAATCCCCTTTTTAATACTGTCGCCTTTTCCATAAAAACCTCCCTAGGAATGTCTGTACAGCATGCGTATTATAACTGAGATTTAATTATATTTTAAAATATTATTTACTTTGACCCGAATTGAACAATTTATTATACCTAAGGGGGATCTTCTTAAACTCTTAAAATATTTAGGAAATTCAAATGCTTAGAGTCGTTTTTAATAAATCTGTTTGTTTTCTTTCACTTTATTTACTTTTGTTGACAGCTGAAGTTTTTTCGGCTGAGAAGCTGAAAATTGGTTTGGTTCTAGATAAGGGTGGTAAAGATGATAAATCCTTTAACTCTGCGGCTTTTGCAGGGGCTACTCAGGCTGAAAAAGATTTAGGTATCGAGCTGAAATATGTGGAAGCTACAGATGTAAATTCCTTAGAAAATCTTCATCGTCAGTTCGCGAAAAAAAATTATGATTTAGTTATCGGAATTGGCTTTGCACAATCTGATGCGGTAAAAAAAATTTCAGCTCAATTTCCAAAAGTGAATTTTGCCATCGTCGATGGAGAGGTCAAATCTACGAATGTACGCTCCCTTTTATTTGAAGAGCATCAAGGTTCCTTTCTCGTAGGCGCTTTGGCTGTGATGAAATCTCATGGCTCTAAAATTGGTTTTATCGGTGGAATGGATATTCCTTTGATTCGACGTTTTTCAATGGGCTATGAAGCCGGTATGAAACAAGCTTCCTCTAAGGGCCAGCTGATCCAAAATTATATTGGAATTTCTAGTGAAGCTTGGAAC
This region includes:
- a CDS encoding Crp/Fnr family transcriptional regulator translates to MEKATVLKRGLSNVLANTFDPEVKNNHEALPYQTLEVGMGELIFKEGDMPKGLYYIHSGCVKMLVNRAQSRGRTTSSEYITKIVGPGEFFGYKAIVRKGYSLSSAMAVKPCTLWLYSKQAVEQAIESSSPFIRSLLIQAIDDLEIYETTNQLHYLASVQERIAHQLLILSEKFGVPLEKGTALNLKLTRNEFAQLASTINESLSRHLTEFKNEGLIDINGKEILIKDKDGLMIKSGNFKK
- a CDS encoding BMP family ABC transporter substrate-binding protein, producing MLRVVFNKSVCFLSLYLLLLTAEVFSAEKLKIGLVLDKGGKDDKSFNSAAFAGATQAEKDLGIELKYVEATDVNSLENLHRQFAKKNYDLVIGIGFAQSDAVKKISAQFPKVNFAIVDGEVKSTNVRSLLFEEHQGSFLVGALAVMKSHGSKIGFIGGMDIPLIRRFSMGYEAGMKQASSKGQLIQNYIGISSEAWNNPAKAKELALNQYNQGVDVIFVAAGASNSGVFDAAEEKKKFAIGVDSNQNWIKPGFILTSMLKRVDKAVYSTIEDLKNGKFTSGVVRYGLKDKGVDYSVDKFNEKLISSEQIKTLEALKVDIINGKIKVPDYYLEKK